The following nucleotide sequence is from Apodemus sylvaticus chromosome 2, mApoSyl1.1, whole genome shotgun sequence.
GTCAACACAAATGCCAAGCTTCTGAGTCAGTGTGCTCCAAGGACAACTAACAGTCCTTTTGCCGCCAGGGTCTTCGTTTCCTTCCACTCTCCGGCGAGCCTGAAAGCAAAGCGTGAGCCTTCCGAGGACCGAGATGAGCGACAGCCCTTCCCTGAGTCCTCCAGCACCAAGCCAGGGTCCTACTACCCCACGCAAAGGGCCCCCCAAATTCAAGCAGAGGCAGACTCGACAGTTCAAGAGCAAGCCGCCCAAGAAAGGGGTGAAAGGGTACGTGTGAGATGTAAAGGCAGGGCTATCGATCACACAGACCCAGAGCCGTCAGCCACgcccctccatctgcctctccaGCTCATCCTTGCAGAATCCTGTCCGTGTTCCTGGAATCCCTTCCATTGTAAGCCCCGGGGAGAATGCccagttttaaaaggaaaaaagaaaacaaacaaacaaacaaacaaaaacccaactcattttaattatgtgtgtgaatgGTACGTCTGGGTTGGGGTATATGCATTTGGGCGCAGATACCAGAAgcagccagcagagggcgctttggatcctgtggaactggaattacatgcTATAGTGAGCTGCCCAATTCGAAAAATGACAACAGaggtcaggtcctctgcaagagagcgagtgctcttaaccactgaggcagcACAACCATCCATTCTCTGATC
It contains:
- the Pde6h gene encoding retinal cone rhodopsin-sensitive cGMP 3',5'-cyclic phosphodiesterase subunit gamma codes for the protein MSDSPSLSPPAPSQGPTTPRKGPPKFKQRQTRQFKSKPPKKGVKGFGDDIPGMEGLGTDITVICPWEAFSHLELHELAQFGII